The proteins below are encoded in one region of Triticum aestivum cultivar Chinese Spring chromosome 1B, IWGSC CS RefSeq v2.1, whole genome shotgun sequence:
- the LOC123092758 gene encoding acetylajmalan esterase-like yields MALALARRLLMVLLLAGTRVAAPPPQQVSPSEETVGGITAMYNFGDSISDTGNLLRQGDTGILRYTTGLPYGVTIGRPTGRCSDGFLMIDFLAEGLGLPLLNPYLDRRADFTHGVNFAVAGATALSTTALANRGVTVPHTNSSLGVQLRWFKEFMSSTTNSPREIRKKLASSLVMLGEIGGNDYNYVFLQRRGTNGRYDPISNATRSAESLAHALALVPEVVQSIADAAKEVLDMGATRMVIPGNFPIGCLPSYLRAATASRPASLRDGDGCLVSFNVLARAHDERLRHAIGELRRSYPDATVAYADYFAAYLEILRHAPRLGFEGGAALRRACCGASGGAYNFDSNRLCGAPGTTVCADPSRRPSWDGIHLTQHGYRVMTELLYRRGLACPAAVKLPRQKPCPPVS; encoded by the exons ATGGCTCTTGCTCTAGCACGCCGCCTACTCATGGTGCTGCTCCTCGCGGGCACCCGCgtcgcagcgccgccgccgcagcaggtCTCACCTTCGGAGGAAACGGTGGGCGGCATCACGGCCATGTACAACTTCGGGGACTCCATCTCGGACACGGGGAACCTCCTCCGGCAAGGCGACACCGGAATACTGCGTTACACTACGGGCCTTCCCTACGGCGTCACCATCGGCCGCCCCACCGGCCGTTGCTCCGACGGCTTCCTCATGATCGACTTCCTTG CTGAAGGTCTCGGCCTCCCGCTGCTCAACCCATACCTGGACAGGCGCGCGGATTTCACGCACGGTGTCAACTTCGCCGTAGCCGGAGCCACCGCGCTCAGCACGACGGCACTGGCCAACAGGGGGGTCACCGTCCCCCACACCAACAGCTCCCTTGGAGTTCAGCTCAGAtggttcaaggagttcatgagctCCACCACCAACTCCCCTCGAG AGATACGGAAAAAACTGGCGAGTTCACTGGTGATGCTGGGGGAGATCGGCGGAAACGACTACAACTACGTCTTCCTACAGCGCCGAGGGACGAATGGTAGATATGACCCGATCAGCAATGCTACCCGCAGCGCGGAGAGCTTGGCGCACGCCCTCGCGCTCGTACCCGAGGTCGTGCAATCCATAGCAGACGCAGCCAAGGAGGTGCTGGACATGGGCGCCACGAGAATGGTCATCCCGGGCAACTTCCCCATCGGGTGCTTGCCGAGCTACCTGagagcggcgacggcgtcgagaCCCGCATCGCTGCGCGACGGCGACGGCTGCCTCGTCTCCTTCAACGTCCTGGCGCGCGCGCACGACGAGCGCCTGCGCCACGCCATCGGCGAGCTGCGGCGGTCGTACCCTGACGCGACGGTGGCCTACGCCGACTACTTCGCCGCCTACCTCGAGATCCTTCGCCACGCGCCGCGGCTCGGCTTCGAGGGCGGCGCGGCCCTGCGTAGGGCGTGCTGCGGCGCAAGCGGCGGCGCTTATAACTTTGATAGTAATAGGCTGTGTGGCGCGCCGGGGACGACGGTGTGCGCGGACCCGAGCAGGCGTCCAAGCTGGGACGGCATCCACCTCACGCAGCATGGTTACCGCGTCATGACCGAGCTGCTGTATCGCCGAGGGCTCGCGTGCCCGGCTGCGGTGAAACTCCCGCGCCAGAAGCCTTGCCCGCCCGTCAGTTGA
- the LOC123092768 gene encoding membrane protein PM19L encodes MASGGLKTMASGLLFLNLIMYVVVAVIAGWAVNYSIEDSAHSLRGASPPVRLFPIYFPMGNLATGFFVIFALLAGAVGISTSLTGLRDVTEGYPASMMSAAASALVTWTLTLLAMGLGCKEISIGWRPPSLRALETFTIILAGTQLLCVGSLHAGANAAIVQTPMGIRARV; translated from the exons ATGGCGAGCGGGGGCCTCAAGACGATGGCCTCGGGCCTCCTGTTCCTGAACCTCATCATGTACGTCGTCGTCGCCGTCATCGCCGGCTGGGCCGTCAACTACAGCATCGAAGACAGCGCCCACTCAC TGAGGGGCGCGTCGCCGCCGGTGCGCCTGTTCCCGATCTACTTCCCGATGGGCAACCTGGCGACGGGGTTCTTCGTCATCTTCGCGCTCCTGGCCGGCGCGGTCGGCATCTCCACCTCGCTCACAGGCCTGCGCGACGTCACCGAGGGCTACCCCGCCAGCATgatgtccgccgccgcctccgccctcgtCACCTGGACCCTCACCCTCCTCGCCATGGGACTGGGGTGCAAGGAGATCAGCATCGGCTGGAGGCCCCCGAGCCTG CGCGCGCTGGAGACGTTCACGATCATCCTGGCGGGGACGCAGCTGCTCTGCGTCGGGTCGCTGCACGCCGGGGCGAACGCGGCCATCGTTCAGACGCCTATGGGAATCAGAGCAAGGGTCTGA